The genomic stretch AGGAAGATGTTGAACATGCCCTTCTGCGCGTACTTCGTGCAGATTTCGACCACCTTCTTCGAATCTTCCACCGACGCCTTGGTCGCGCCTTCAAGCTTGATGTTGGCCTTGATGAACTCCACCGCGCGATACGCGCCGGTGGTGACGGCCTGAATCGACGCGCCCGTGAACCAGTAGATCATCGCGCCGCCGGTGATGAGGCCCAGCAGGAAGGGCGGGTGCAGGATCGAGAGGAACTTGTAGAACTCCACCTGGAGCCCGTTGGTGAGCGACACGATGATCGCGAAGATCATCGTGGTGGCGCCCACGACGGCCGTGCCGATCAGCACCGGCTTGGCCGTGGCCTTGAACGTGTTGCCCGCGCCATCGTTTTCCTCGAGGTTGTGCTTCGCCTTCTCGAAGTTTGCGTCAAATCCAAACTCGGACTTGAGTGAACCCTTGATGCCGGCGATTTCCTCGATCTGCGACAGCTCGTACACCGACTGAGCGTTGTCGGTGACTGGTCCGTAGGAGTCCACGGCAATCGTCACCGGGCCCATGCCCAGGAAGCCGAACGCCACCAGGCCGAAGGCGAAGACCGCGGGTGCAATCATGCCGATCTGTTCAAGCCCGAAGCCGCTCACGTAGTAGGCCGCCGTCATCAGCAACATGATGCTGAGGCCGAGCCAGTACGCCGAGAAGTTGCCGGCCACCAGGCCCGACAGGATGTTGAGCGACGCGCCGCCTTCGCGCGACGACGAGACCACTTCGCGGACGTGGGCAGACTCGGTGGAGGTGAAGACCTTCACCAACTCGGGGATGATGGCGCCCGCGAGCGTGCCGCACGTGATGATGAGCGAGAGCTTCCACCACATGGTGGTGTCGCCGGCCAGGTTCGGAATGAGCAGGTAAGACGCGAGGAAGGTCAGGCCCACTGAGACGATCGACGTTAGCCACACCAGACGGGTCAGCGGCGCCTCGTAGTTCATCTTGTCCACGTTGACGTACTGCGCCTTCGCCCACATCTCGTTGACGAGGTAGGACACGCCCGAGGCCACCACCATGATGATGCGCATCATGAAGATCCAGACCAGCAACTGCACCTGGAGGCCGACGTCGGCAACGGCCAGCAGGATGAACGTAATGAGCGCCACGCCCGTGACGCCGTAGGTCTCGAAGCCGTCGGCGCTGGGGCCTACGGAGTCGCCCGCGTTGTCGCCCGTGCAGTCTGCGATGACACCCGGGTTGCGCGCGTCGTCTTCCTTGATCTTGAAGACAATCTTCATCAGGTCGGCGCCGATGTCGGCGATCTTCGTGAAGATGCCGCCGGCGATTCGCAGAGCAGATGCGCCGAGGGACTCGCCGATGGCGAATCCGATGAAGCAGGCGCCCGCGTAGTCACCAGGGACAAACAGCAGGATGAACAACATCAGCAGGAGTTCGACGCTGATCAGCATCATGCCGATGCTCATGCCGGCCTTGAGCGGAATGGCGTAGCAGGGATACGGCTTGCCCCGGAGGCTGGCGAACGCCGTGCGCGAGTTGGCGAAGGTGTTGACGCGAATGCCGAACCACGCCACACCGAAGCTGCCGGCGATGCCCACCAGACTGAAGAACAGAATGATGCCGACTTTGGTCAGCGAGAAGTGCAGGAGGAAGAAGTAGTAGTAGAAGATGATCGAGCCGATGAAGAGTTCCAGGACCAGTAGCAGTTTGCCCTGCTGGATCAGGTAGGTCTTACAGGTCTCATAGATCAGCTCGGAGACCTCGAGCATTGACGCATGCACCGGCATGTTCTTGAGCTGCGTATAAATGACCAGGCCGAAGAGCAGGCCCAGCGCGCAGACCAGCAGGCCAACCATCAGCAGCGTGCGACCGTCCACGCCCAGGAACGAGACCTGGCTCAGGTCGGGCATGACGAGGTTCGCTTCGCCGCCGGTGTGCACGGGGGCGGCGGGCGCCTGCGTGGCGTCCTGCACCTGCAGCGTCGCCGGTGCCGTCTGCGCGTCGATGTGGTTGATGTTGCTGATTGTCAGGGCCGCGATCGCGACCAGACCGGCGGTGACCGCCAGACGAATACCTCGAGTTGTGATTGTCAAACCTGTCTCCCTGTCGCGCTGGCTGTGGCCTGCGGCGTCGAACATCATCGCCCGAAGGCGCAGGTTCTGTCGAGGGCCGACCCTTTTGCGGCTAGAATCTGCCGCATGCACGCACTTTACGTAATTGTCCCGGTCCTCTGCATCCTGACCATCGCCTACCGCTACTACAGCGCGTTTCTGGCCACCAAGGTCTACATGCTGGACGACAGCCGGCGGACTCCGGCTCACGTAAAGAACGACGGGCATAACTTCCACCCGACCCCACGATGGGTGCTTTTTGGCCACCATTTCGCAGCAATTACAGGCGCCGGCCCCCTGATCGGGCCGGTCCTGGCCGCCCAGTTCGGCTATGCCCCGGGCCTCATCTGGATCGTCGTCGGCGTGTGTTTGGCAGGAGCCGTCCACGACTCCATCATTCTTTGGGCATCTACCCGAAGGGGCGGGGCCTCGCTGGCCGAAATCACCCGGCAGGAACTGGGTCCCGTGGCCGGGTTTACCGCCGCCCTGGCGATCCTCTTCATCATCGTCATCGCCCTGGCCGGCCTTGGACTGGCGGTTGTCAACGCCCTGGCGGAGAGTCCCTGGGCGGTGTTTGCCATCGGCGTCACCATTCCCTTGGCGCTCTTCATGAGCCTCTGGATGTACAAGCTGCGGCCGGGAAAGGTGGGCGAGGCGACGGTCATCGGCGTGGTCGGCCTGCTGCTGGCCGTCATCTTCGGCAAGGCGATTACCGAAACCTGGCTGGGCGGCATGCTGACCCTTTCGCGGATGCAGTTGGTCATCGCGTTGGGCGTCTACGGGTTCGCAGCGTCGGTGCTGCCGGTGTGGATGCTGCTCGCGCCGCGCGACTACCTCAGCTCGTTCATGAAGATCGGCACGATTATCTTCCTCGTGATCGGCGTCATCATCGTGAACCCCGTTCTGCAGATGCCGGCGTTCAGCGGCTTCACGGGCGGCGGCGGGCCCATTGTGCCGGGCGCGTTGTTCCCGTTTGCGTTCATCACCATCGCGTGCGGCGCCATCTCGGGTTTTCATGCGCTGATTGGATCGGGCACCACGCCCAAGATGATCGACAAGGAGTCCGACATCCGGCCGATTGGTTATGGGTCGATGCTCATTGAAGGCCTGGTGGCCGTCATGGCGCTCATTGCAGCCTCGGCCATGCATCCCGGCGATTACTACGCCATCAACACGTCGGCCGCGGTATTCGAGACACTCAACCAGCCGATCGTCAACCTGCCCGAACTTGAGTCTGCAGTGGGCGAGTCGGTCGCCGGCCGCACGGGTGGCGCCGTGTCACTGGCCGTCGGTATGGCGCAGATTTTCTCGAGCCTGCCTGGCATGCGCGGCCTGATGGACTACTGGTACCACTTCGCGATCATGTTCGAGGCGTTGTTCATCCTGACCACGATCGATGCCGGTACACGCGTGGGCCGATTCCTGGTGGGTGAGTTCATCGGGCGTGGATTCCCGAAGATGGCCGATCACAGCTGGATACCGGGATCGATCATCAGCACAGCGCTCGTCGTTGTGTCCTGGTCGTATTTCATCGCCACGGGCAGCATCAGCACCATCTGGCCGATGTTCGGCATTGCGAATCAGTTGCTCGCCACGGTGGCGCTCGCGGTGGGCACCACCGTCATCATCAGCGCTGGCCGGCGCCAGTACATCTGGGTGACCCTGATACCGATGTGTTTCCTGGCGACTACAACTCTGAGTGCCGGGTTCCTCAGCGTGAAGAACAACTTCTGGCCGATGGCCGTGGGCGCCAGGCCCGAGCTGCAGATGCAGGGCTATCTGAACTCCATCGTGACCGTCATCATGATGGTCTCGGTCATCGTGATCCTCGCCACCGCCGTCCAGCGTTGGCTGCGCCCGGACTCGGCGTCAGTGGCAATGGCGAAATGACCGAAATGACCGAAATGGCGAACTGTACGTAGCTCGGCCTCGCCGTACGTAGCTCGGCCTGGTCCTCAAGGCCGAGAATCACAGCAGCCGAATCACCAGGAACCCGGCGACGAGCAACACGAGAAACGCGAGAGTGAACTTGTCGAAGTGTTTTTCGATCATCGCGCGGACCGGCGCGCCATAAATGCGCAGGATGATGGCGACCAGGAAGAACCGCGCGGACCGTCCGATCATGCTCACGATCAGGAATGGCCAGAAAGCCATGCCGGTGGCACCCGCTGCAATCGTGGCGACCTTGAACGGAATTGGCGTAAACGCCGCGGCCAGCAGAAACCACACGCCCAGATCGCTCTGATACCACGCCACAACCGAGTCCCACGCCGACTGGGCATGGTAGAAGTCCACGATTGGCTGGCCGATCGTCGGCATGGCTACCATGCCGATCCAGTACCCCACCATCGCGCCAATCACCGACCCCGCACTGCACAGGAGCGCCGCGTTCAACCACTTGTGCGTGTTGGCCGCAACGATGGCGATCAGCAGAACGTCGGGAGGAATCGGGAATACCGATGATTCAACGAGCGCGATCAAAAACAGCGCCAGCAGGCTCTGCGGCGAGTCCGCCCACTTCATCGTCCAGTCGTACATGCCGCGGATCCACCCGCGAATCTTCTTGATCATAATGGGGCCTGTCTGTTCGTCCTTTGCGCCCACCATCATATGATGCGGCGGTGGCGGCACTGACCCGGGCAGAGCGACTCGTTGTGGCGGTGGCCGCGTTTGGCTTCTTTTTCGACGCGTACGAACTGCTGACAATGCCCCTGATCGTGGGGCCGGCGTTCACTGAGCTTGCCGGAGGACCGGCCTCCGCGGCGTTCCATCTTCTTGGCGTTGACTGGGCGTGGGCGGGGTTGATCTTCTGGGCCCCGGCCGTGTGTGGTGGCTTGTTTGGTCTGGCCGGTGGACATCTGGCCGATCGCTACGGGCGCAGACAGATTCTGGTCTGGAGCATCCTGGTCTACGCCGGTGCATCGATGGCCGCGGCCTTCAGCACCTCGGCGCTGATGTTCCTCCTGTGCAGATGCCTGGTCATGGTGGGCGTGTGTGTGGAGTTCGTCGCCGGCATCGCGTGGCTGGCGGAGATGTTCCAGGATCCGAAGCGGCGCGAGGGCGCCGTGGGGTTTGCTCAGGCCGTGGCGGGTCTTGGTGGACTGGCGGTCACCGGTGTGTGGCTGCTGATCGTCCGATACGCGGGGGACCTTCCTGAAATCTACGGCGGTCACGCGGAGTGGCGCTACTTGTGCCTGTCGGGCCTGCTGCCCGCGATTCCACTCATCCTGGTGCGACCGTTCCTGCCTGAGTCGCCGATGTGGGTGAAGGGCCGGATGGCACAACGGCCGCGCGTGGCGGCTCTGTTTGAGGGGACGATGCGCCGGACCACAATTGCCGCGATTGTGGCCACGGCCTGCACTTACGCTTTGGCCTACGGAGCGATGCAGCACCTGCCCAGGTTTGTTCCGATGCTGCCCGAGATCAGCGGACTGGAAGAGAGCGCGAAGAAGGTGGCGTCTGGGGAGATGCAGATGGTGCAGGAATCCGGTGGCCTTGTGGGCCGATTTCTGCTGGCTGGACTTGTGGTCGCCGTCGTGGCGCGCCGCCGCATGTTGCGCGTGTTGCAAGTGGCGGCGATCGTCGCGTTTCCGGTGACCTTCGTGTGGTTGAGCGGCATGGGGTTTACGCCGCTCGGCTTCGGTGTCTTCCTCACCGCCGCTATCACCGCGGCGCAGTTCAATTTCTGGGGCAGTTATCTGCCGCGAGTATTCCCCACGCACCTGCGCGGCACGGGTGAGAGTTTCGCGGCCAATGTGGGCGGCCGCATCATCGGCACCACTGCGGCCCTGGCTACCACCACACTCGCAGCCAGATTGACGCCCGCGTACGGTGCGGGCCGGTCCCTCGCTTTGGCCGCCGCGACCGTCGCCACGCTCGCGTGCGTGATGGGACTCATCGCCAGCCGGTTCCTTACCGAGCCCGAATCGGACCAACTGCCGCAGTAATCCGCCCGGCACCTCCGAAGCGGCCAAACCGCGTGTAGACTCTCGCCGGATGATCGCGTCAACGACGGACGCCGGCCGCATTCGGCGATGGTGTGTCGCACTCACCGTGGCCGCGGCCATGACAGGCACGGCGTGTATCGTGGCCACGTATGCCCGGTTGTCACACTCGTGAGACGAGGCGACTCACGTGGCGGCAGGCCTCGAACTGTTGCAGCAGCAACGTTATTCATATCAGACAGAGAACCCGCCCCTGTCGCGGCTGACCATCACCATCGGCCCATGGCTTGCCGGCGCTCGATTACCCGAAGCCGACGGGCGAATCAACCAGAGCCCGTATGCCGCGGCTGACGCGATCTTCCATGACGCGCCCGACTACGTGCAGCGGGTCACGTCCGCTCGCGTCGGCAACCTCCCCTGGTATTGGGCCTGCATTGTGTTGACCTGGATGCTGGCCGGTGGCGCTCGGCGTCCACCCGTCGCCGCCCTCGCCGCGTCGGCGGTGGCGACGATGCCGCCACTGGTGGGACATGCG from Acidobacteriota bacterium encodes the following:
- a CDS encoding sodium-translocating pyrophosphatase; amino-acid sequence: MFDAAGHSQRDRETGLTITTRGIRLAVTAGLVAIAALTISNINHIDAQTAPATLQVQDATQAPAAPVHTGGEANLVMPDLSQVSFLGVDGRTLLMVGLLVCALGLLFGLVIYTQLKNMPVHASMLEVSELIYETCKTYLIQQGKLLLVLELFIGSIIFYYYFFLLHFSLTKVGIILFFSLVGIAGSFGVAWFGIRVNTFANSRTAFASLRGKPYPCYAIPLKAGMSIGMMLISVELLLMLFILLFVPGDYAGACFIGFAIGESLGASALRIAGGIFTKIADIGADLMKIVFKIKEDDARNPGVIADCTGDNAGDSVGPSADGFETYGVTGVALITFILLAVADVGLQVQLLVWIFMMRIIMVVASGVSYLVNEMWAKAQYVNVDKMNYEAPLTRLVWLTSIVSVGLTFLASYLLIPNLAGDTTMWWKLSLIITCGTLAGAIIPELVKVFTSTESAHVREVVSSSREGGASLNILSGLVAGNFSAYWLGLSIMLLMTAAYYVSGFGLEQIGMIAPAVFAFGLVAFGFLGMGPVTIAVDSYGPVTDNAQSVYELSQIEEIAGIKGSLKSEFGFDANFEKAKHNLEENDGAGNTFKATAKPVLIGTAVVGATTMIFAIIVSLTNGLQVEFYKFLSILHPPFLLGLITGGAMIYWFTGASIQAVTTGAYRAVEFIKANIKLEGATKASVEDSKKVVEICTKYAQKGMFNIFLGVFFGTLAFAFAEPFFFIGYLISIALFGLYQAIFMANAGGAWDNAKKIVEVELKAKGTPLHDASVVGDTVGDPFKDTSSVAMNPVIKFTTLFGLLAVELAVQLTREQGAGLTHALALGFFAISIFFVWRSFYSMRIKSE
- a CDS encoding carbon starvation protein A, giving the protein MHALYVIVPVLCILTIAYRYYSAFLATKVYMLDDSRRTPAHVKNDGHNFHPTPRWVLFGHHFAAITGAGPLIGPVLAAQFGYAPGLIWIVVGVCLAGAVHDSIILWASTRRGGASLAEITRQELGPVAGFTAALAILFIIVIALAGLGLAVVNALAESPWAVFAIGVTIPLALFMSLWMYKLRPGKVGEATVIGVVGLLLAVIFGKAITETWLGGMLTLSRMQLVIALGVYGFAASVLPVWMLLAPRDYLSSFMKIGTIIFLVIGVIIVNPVLQMPAFSGFTGGGGPIVPGALFPFAFITIACGAISGFHALIGSGTTPKMIDKESDIRPIGYGSMLIEGLVAVMALIAASAMHPGDYYAINTSAAVFETLNQPIVNLPELESAVGESVAGRTGGAVSLAVGMAQIFSSLPGMRGLMDYWYHFAIMFEALFILTTIDAGTRVGRFLVGEFIGRGFPKMADHSWIPGSIISTALVVVSWSYFIATGSISTIWPMFGIANQLLATVALAVGTTVIISAGRRQYIWVTLIPMCFLATTTLSAGFLSVKNNFWPMAVGARPELQMQGYLNSIVTVIMMVSVIVILATAVQRWLRPDSASVAMAK
- a CDS encoding DedA family protein — its product is MIKKIRGWIRGMYDWTMKWADSPQSLLALFLIALVESSVFPIPPDVLLIAIVAANTHKWLNAALLCSAGSVIGAMVGYWIGMVAMPTIGQPIVDFYHAQSAWDSVVAWYQSDLGVWFLLAAAFTPIPFKVATIAAGATGMAFWPFLIVSMIGRSARFFLVAIILRIYGAPVRAMIEKHFDKFTLAFLVLLVAGFLVIRLL
- a CDS encoding MFS transporter; translated protein: MPLIVGPAFTELAGGPASAAFHLLGVDWAWAGLIFWAPAVCGGLFGLAGGHLADRYGRRQILVWSILVYAGASMAAAFSTSALMFLLCRCLVMVGVCVEFVAGIAWLAEMFQDPKRREGAVGFAQAVAGLGGLAVTGVWLLIVRYAGDLPEIYGGHAEWRYLCLSGLLPAIPLILVRPFLPESPMWVKGRMAQRPRVAALFEGTMRRTTIAAIVATACTYALAYGAMQHLPRFVPMLPEISGLEESAKKVASGEMQMVQESGGLVGRFLLAGLVVAVVARRRMLRVLQVAAIVAFPVTFVWLSGMGFTPLGFGVFLTAAITAAQFNFWGSYLPRVFPTHLRGTGESFAANVGGRIIGTTAALATTTLAARLTPAYGAGRSLALAAATVATLACVMGLIASRFLTEPESDQLPQ